From Sphingobacterium bambusae:
GTATGGATATGATTTGGAAGCTTCGCTGAAAAAATACCCGATTAAAGGGTTAAATGATGCGGAAAAGCTTCAGGAAGTTTCCAAAGCACTACGCAACGGAAATATCGTGCAGGCAGACTTGCAGATCGGCAGACGTACGATACCGGTTACGCTTGCTGCCAACCCGCAAATGAAGACGATCGATATTTTGGATAAGGATCGTCGGGAAGTAAGAGATGAGGCAATCTTTGCTTCGAAAGATAAAATGCAAAGTGTTAAAGTCCCACGAGCTGCCGATTTGGCGGCAGGCAGAGAAGCCTCCAAACCAAAGATCGAGGCCAATAGACAGGACGTCGAGCAAGTACCATCGGCGAAAAGATCTAGATAGTAATTAAGGAAAAACCCGCATGTGTAAAATATTGCAACGCATAGACCGGATCATGGAATCCGGCTATGCAACGATTAAAATTTTCCTGCATATGCCACCGAATTATCTGTGTATGCGACAAACATCACTGTTCTTCTCGCGCATACTCTACCGCTTAGACGAAATTTAGATTGTTTTTTTCATCACTCAATCAGTCTAGCACAAATCAATGTCTATTAGTATGGGCTGAGCTTCAAATTATCTGTGAAAATTATCAGCTTCTTACAGCAGCGTGATAAAGCAACATACAAATGCTCCGGAGTATCAAATTTGTTAGCATCAAGAAGAACAACCGTGTCAAACTCTAGACCTTTTGTAAGAAGTGTTGTGCCTATACATTTCCCATCAACCTTCCGGCCGACTCTTTTTATTTGATTTCTATTATTTTTCATCGCTTCATAAACGGAGATGTTCTCATATGTAGATTGTTTGAGTGAATTCAAAAGATTTCTATGGATCGCTTCCCTTTTTTGCTTTAAGCCAAATTGAGATTTAGCTTCAACTAATAGCGCTAATAGATTGTATGTGCTAGGCTCTTTAAAAAACGAGTTAAACTTCTGCTTTACCTTAAACGTTTTCCCTTTGTCCGATTCTGATCTCTTTACCGTAAAATCTTCTTTTGAAAACCAACTATCGATTTCTGTTTTTTTAAATACAGAAAGCAAAATATCCTTCTTAACTCTATTGATCTTGTTTTTGGCTCTATTTATACCTAGCACCAGTTCGTCAGCAGTACGAGCGATTTGATAGAAGGATCTATCATCTATAGCCTCTAGGAGTGTTAGTCGGTTAGCAAAATCTATCCTGTTTTTGATATTAACACGATCTGAAATTGTACCTCGGTTTCTGGATCCAACCGGCAATACTTCTTCGTATTCAGGAACAATTATCAGTAGGCTCTCCATTGTTGGGTCCTTGCGTCGATTTGCAATGATTGCTTGAAGAGGTTTTGTATAGCTGCTTTTAAAAGAGTATAAATCTCCATTTTGTACTGGAAAGATATGAAGACCACTTGGTATGTTTTCTATAAGAGAAACTGGTTCTCTACTGATCAAATTTTCCCGAAATCCCTTAATAATATCACCTAGGGTGTTATAACCATTCCGATACCAACGATTAGGAACATCCAAATCGGGGTATGATGTGAAATCAGGCAAATCCCTTTCGAAATCAACTAGATCGCCATTAAAATCAAATATACTTTGCAGTGGATCACCTAGAATTCTCGTAGGAAATAGATCTGACAGGACCATTATGACATCATGTTGTTTTTTAGTACAATCCTGATACTCATCTACAAATAGTCCTACAAAAGTACTTTTGACGATATGCTGCACCATCGGCGACTTAAACAGTAGAAAGGCTTTATCTAGGGTAAATGCGTGATACTGCTTATTTTCTTGATCAGGTATATCATTACCAACATAAAAGTTTTGTACATACTTTTGGCAGAAACTACTTATTGTTTCGATATGAAATTGATTAGAGGGAATGTTCTCATTTTCAATTTTTTCTCTGATTGACGCTACGCCTGCATGGGTATGAGTTAAAATTAACTGTTTGCCTTGAGTATACTTGAGACTTTGTACTATCGTATAAGTTTTTCCATACCCAGCCGGAGAAACTAATAGCGCTTTACGTTCAGAAACAAATGATCGATAATCCATTAGTTATCAATCCAATTAATTAGACCCTCAAAATTCTGCTTTAGTAATGCGCGTTCATTGATCTGGTCAAAATACTCGAATATGATTGACCCTAAGAACTCTCCATGATCTATTCTTTTAAACCACTCTTTATCTTTTTTGACGGATGCTTTGGCTAATGCTGTTCGTAATTCAGAAGTATCTTCTTCAAGCCAATTCTGGTTGAATCGATAGCCATGTGGAAATTGAGCTTTAATTGATGCTTCAAGTGCAATTTGATCATTGCTTTTATGAACCACTAAGGCGTATTGTAATAATTGCTTTATAGCCCCCCAAGGTATATCTTGGAATACTTGCGCTTCGATACATTTATCAACGTCACAGTCAAACAAATCAATCCCTAACGCTTTTAAGCCTTCTTTTTTTTGATTAACAATGGGGTCATCGGAATCACAGAATATTACTGACTTTAAGTTCGCTTTTCTTATTTTTTCAGCCCTCTCCACAAAACTGCTTCCGCCTCCGTCAATATAGGCGCAATCCTCGAAAGACATCTGCTGCTTACCAATCTGCTTTCTATACTTATCCAAGGATCTCATAATTCCGACCTCGGTAGCTCCTTCGCAAACAATTATCTTCTTTGCAAAAAATGCTTCGGGACACGCTCTTACAACGCGCTGCAATGATTCTATGTGAGAGAGATCTCTTCCCTCTATTTTAGAGTTGCTTTTATCTTTTAATATTAAGATCAGCGATTCAATACTCAACTCGGTTATAACATCACGAGAATGGGTAGTAATGAAGATTTGTCCTTTACCATTATCGCTCAGCTCCCTTATTAACTGTTTTGCGCGATCTGGTTCTAAGCCTTGCTCGATCTCATCAACGAGCATTATTCCACCGTCTTTGACTAAGATAGACTGTATTGCTAGAGAGGCTAATCTCTTCGATCCCTTACCTTTCAGCCGGAATGGTATCCTATCATCATGCAAACTGATGCGGTTGTCTCGGATGGATAGTTCTTTAAAATCGAGGGTTGTGCTAGTTTTCTCGATATTCAAGCCTAGGCCTGCTGCTTGTACCTTTACCATATCGGTCACTTCAACAAGCTTCTCGAAACCGTGCTCATCTATTTTGTTTTTTGCAGATCGGAGAGATTCTAATACGATACTGTTTTCTTCTGCATCCTCTGGTTGTTGTGCTGCGCTTTTTAAAAGAGAGTATAATGGATTCCCTTTATTCCACGAGAAATGCCTATCAATGTTATCAGATACCATATAGCAATTCAGCAAAGCTCTTTCTGCGGCAGAGATTGGCTTATCGTCCTGCGCGCGCTCATTGATGATATGCCAATTTGGTTCCAAATTCTTATCGACTAATAGTCGCACGGATAACATTGGCTCCCAGTGTGCTGTATCTTCGAGTGATAATATATCATCACTAATTTCTGAGCTTTGTTTGTTGAATGCTCTTATATTCAATCCAAACTTGTGATCTGAAAGCAGTTTGACTGGAATACCGACAATATTTGCAGTAATTTTGATAGGTTTATTGTAGTTAACATTGTAAAAATCAGTGTCGTGGAATGATAAGTTCCATGTTGATGACAGAACTGCTGAAATCGCTTCCAATATTGTTGTTTTGCCGCTGTCTCCACGACCAATAAGGCATAATAATTTTTGGTCATGAGGAAAATTAAGGGAGAGATTTTCGATACTACGGAAATTCTGTATTTCTAATTTTACGATTTTTGACATTGGCAATTATTGATTTGGTACTTAGCTAACGAAAAAAGAGCCCATAAGCAGGTATACAACTCTTCTTGCTAATTTAAGGTATTTATTTATACAATGAAAATTCTTTCGGTTTCAAGCTAGGAATGAATTCGCTGTTTAAGCTATATTATATCATAAATATTCTTTGTACCACTGCAACATGGATGGGTTTGAGCGACTACATCTAATGGATGCAAAGGACATCAATTAAAAGCGGCAGAGCTTTTTGGCTAGCAATGCACTAATTGACACTTTAATCGTACATAAGCTTTTAATGTATTACTTAAGCGAACCACGGTTTTTTTTATCTGATCGCTATTTTGATGATGTTTACGCTAGTGATGCTTATTTCCCGAAGTATTTTCAGTTAATCACTAAAGATCGACTGGCCTTCTTTCACAACTAACCGTGCTCATCTACTCAAACCTTAAAATCTACTAAGGATAAGTACCTTTTGGATTATTTTGGCTAAACGCGATCATTTTAAATTAAGGTCTTTGTATTAAAATATCAATTACTCGATTAACTTCTGCCACCATATCTATATAGGGATTTATATTTTCAAAATCCTGCTTTTCAAATCTGCAAAATGAGTTAATTTTTGCAGTGATATCCATTACCGCTGTTCTACTTTCCCTATTAAGAAAAATGCTATTATGTACAAGTGAATTATTTAAAAGATTCAGGGTTTGTACTGATTCTTTTGCGTCAATGCTCCTGGTTAGAAACGGATTATTATAGATATTCGGTTCTAACTCAAATCTATAGTTAATAAGTATATTATGAAGCTCATTAAATGCCCGTAATTTGTGTTGAAAAAGAATCTCTATTCGTTTAGAACGGTTGGACAGTTTATGACTTACAACACCTAAAATAATTCCGCTCACCACTGGTGAAAATATCGCAAGCCATTTGAAAAGTTCTGTGTTATCCATTGGAATTAGGTTTTGACAAAACTAATAAAAGCCTTTGTAATGCCCGGTGTTTTTGATTTATTTCTGACAATAAATGAAGCAGACTTTTCAATTTTATTTGGAACGCACTTCTAGAGTGCAGATGCTACAGCGCATGTTATATGTTATCAAAAAGTGTTACAGATAGGTTTAGCCTTAAGTTTCTACACATCGAAAATTTTCAGTATAATAATCTTGTAGGTCAGAAATGAAGTTTTTAAAATGTATTCGCTTGAACCGTCCCAAAGTCTCGAAATCTTTTGGTCTCTGAATTGAGCCCAAGTGGGCGCACAAAAACAAAAAAATGTTGGTCTTTTACTTATAAAATGGCGCTGATTTGTTTACAGTTCAAAAAAGGCTTGTTCACAAGGAGATTAAGACAACGGCCATCTATGCAAAGATCGTAGATGATAAAATGAGGTAGTCTCCTAGCAGACAGGTGCAGCAAGTGACAGTCTTGGAGGGTAAGATTGTATAGTTTTTTGTCTGAAAGATATAACTTAATACTGTACGATTAAACATTACGGATTTAGACACAGTTATGCGGAAACTCGAAGATATCCAAATCAAGAAAGAACGCCTGTCTGGTTTAGGCTTAATCTGGAAGTAAAGGATGCATACGGAAGCCATCCTTTGCGTACTTTTCGTCCAGAGTTCGGATATGATTTGGAAGCTTCCCTGAAAAAATATTCGATTAAAGGGTTAAAAGATGCCGAAAAGCTTCAGGAAGTTTCCAAAGCACTGCGCAACGGAAATATTGTGCAAGCAGACTTGCAGATCGGTCGACGTACGATGCCCGTTACGCTTGCTGTCAACCGCAAATGAAGACGATCGATATTTTGGATAAAGATCGAAGGGAAGTAAGGGATGAGGCTATCTTTGCTACTAAAGATAAAATACAAAGTGTCAAAGTCCCGCGAGCGGCCGATTGGGCGGATGGAAGAGAAACCGTCGAACCGAAGATCGAGGCAAATAAACAGGATGTCGAGCAAGCTCCATCGGCGAAAAGAT
This genomic window contains:
- a CDS encoding UvrD-helicase domain-containing protein yields the protein MDYRSFVSERKALLVSPAGYGKTYTIVQSLKYTQGKQLILTHTHAGVASIREKIENENIPSNQFHIETISSFCQKYVQNFYVGNDIPDQENKQYHAFTLDKAFLLFKSPMVQHIVKSTFVGLFVDEYQDCTKKQHDVIMVLSDLFPTRILGDPLQSIFDFNGDLVDFERDLPDFTSYPDLDVPNRWYRNGYNTLGDIIKGFRENLISREPVSLIENIPSGLHIFPVQNGDLYSFKSSYTKPLQAIIANRRKDPTMESLLIIVPEYEEVLPVGSRNRGTISDRVNIKNRIDFANRLTLLEAIDDRSFYQIARTADELVLGINRAKNKINRVKKDILLSVFKKTEIDSWFSKEDFTVKRSESDKGKTFKVKQKFNSFFKEPSTYNLLALLVEAKSQFGLKQKREAIHRNLLNSLKQSTYENISVYEAMKNNRNQIKRVGRKVDGKCIGTTLLTKGLEFDTVVLLDANKFDTPEHLYVALSRCCKKLIIFTDNLKLSPY
- a CDS encoding ATP-dependent nuclease, which encodes MSKIVKLEIQNFRSIENLSLNFPHDQKLLCLIGRGDSGKTTILEAISAVLSSTWNLSFHDTDFYNVNYNKPIKITANIVGIPVKLLSDHKFGLNIRAFNKQSSEISDDILSLEDTAHWEPMLSVRLLVDKNLEPNWHIINERAQDDKPISAAERALLNCYMVSDNIDRHFSWNKGNPLYSLLKSAAQQPEDAEENSIVLESLRSAKNKIDEHGFEKLVEVTDMVKVQAAGLGLNIEKTSTTLDFKELSIRDNRISLHDDRIPFRLKGKGSKRLASLAIQSILVKDGGIMLVDEIEQGLEPDRAKQLIRELSDNGKGQIFITTHSRDVITELSIESLILILKDKSNSKIEGRDLSHIESLQRVVRACPEAFFAKKIIVCEGATEVGIMRSLDKYRKQIGKQQMSFEDCAYIDGGGSSFVERAEKIRKANLKSVIFCDSDDPIVNQKKEGLKALGIDLFDCDVDKCIEAQVFQDIPWGAIKQLLQYALVVHKSNDQIALEASIKAQFPHGYRFNQNWLEEDTSELRTALAKASVKKDKEWFKRIDHGEFLGSIIFEYFDQINERALLKQNFEGLINWIDN